In Pseudobacter ginsenosidimutans, the following are encoded in one genomic region:
- a CDS encoding glycosyltransferase family 4 protein, giving the protein MGLDNPWKANFRQRIAVWLSPFFQQKFCSHLWVAGIWQYEYARRLGFSPARIIRGLYCADTSQIRNNRQNKTRRILYIGRLVNYKRPDWLLRAFIEIQRENPGLMDWKLTFIGNGPLHTDLQRNPSKNGQVEFLPFMQPTEIRKYYEEATVFCLPSHFEHWGVVVQEAAAAGLPLLLSDTCGAATEFLVDGWNGYQFRSQEFEDLKQKLLLLMNKEITELDEMGNASSKLSKRIDHDSWAASLKSVLVNYSNNG; this is encoded by the coding sequence ATGGGTCTTGACAATCCTTGGAAAGCCAATTTCAGACAACGGATTGCCGTTTGGCTCAGTCCATTTTTTCAGCAAAAGTTCTGTTCACATTTGTGGGTTGCAGGAATTTGGCAATATGAATATGCCCGCAGGCTTGGATTTTCCCCTGCCAGAATTATCAGAGGTTTGTATTGTGCCGATACTTCTCAGATCAGGAATAACAGACAGAATAAAACAAGGCGTATCCTTTATATTGGAAGATTGGTGAATTACAAAAGGCCGGACTGGTTACTACGTGCGTTTATAGAAATTCAGAGGGAGAATCCAGGTTTGATGGATTGGAAACTGACCTTTATTGGTAATGGACCTTTACATACAGATCTGCAGAGAAACCCATCAAAAAATGGGCAGGTTGAATTCCTTCCATTCATGCAGCCAACGGAGATCAGAAAATATTATGAGGAAGCAACAGTCTTTTGCCTGCCTAGCCACTTCGAGCACTGGGGGGTAGTAGTACAGGAAGCCGCTGCAGCCGGTCTTCCGTTATTACTTTCAGATACATGCGGCGCTGCTACAGAATTCTTAGTTGACGGATGGAATGGGTATCAATTCCGTAGCCAGGAGTTTGAGGATCTGAAACAGAAACTGCTATTGCTGATGAATAAAGAAATTACTGAATTGGATGAAATGGGTAATGCCAGTTCTAAACTTTCGAAACGGATCGATCATGATAGTTGGGCGGCTTCTCTGAAAAGTGTATTGGTTAACTATTCAAATAATGGTTGA